One Setaria italica strain Yugu1 chromosome II, Setaria_italica_v2.0, whole genome shotgun sequence DNA segment encodes these proteins:
- the LOC111256469 gene encoding uncharacterized protein LOC111256469 isoform X3 produces MANVVSSVVVQETVSKIISDLVHKCEGKEKSNSKEDMERLEMAHIKLEAALEISNKWLITDAPLLRWRKKLKLTAQECDEALQKCRQRILEEEQIEQEVRNSTFPKRMAHATTSFIFSAFSSNKNELSRSIVQRFEWLSDGASEFLRFVELGGTPRRQMTVNSMIKHLFAGSELHHKIDGGNKYPLFLLSVVPCRNAEHGIEASLMFIRKDGLIMGAIC; encoded by the exons ATGGCAAATGTGGTCAGTTCTGTGGTTGTCCAGGAGACAGTTAGCAAAATCATATCTGATCTCGTTCACAAGTGCGAAGGGAAAGAGAAATCAAATTCAAAAGAAGACATGGAGAGGCTGGAGATGGCACACATCAAGCTGGAGGCTGCTCTTGAGATATCTAACAAGTGGCTCATCACTGATGCACCATTGTTACGTTGGCGCAAGAAGCTGAAGCTTACTGCTCAAGAGTGTGATGAAGCCTTGCAGAAATGCAGGCAGAGAATACTAGAAGAAGAACAAATTGAACAGGAGGTGAGGAATTCAACCTTTCCTAAACGGATGGCACATGCTACTACGTCATTTATTTTCTCTGCCTTTAGCAGCAACAAGAATGAGTTGAGCAGATCCATTGTTCAAAGATTTGAGTGGTTGTCAGATGGAGCTAGCGAGTTTCTACGGTTCGTGGAGCTTGGTGGCACACCACGCCGTCAGATGACTGTCAACTCCATGATAAAGCACCTTTTTGCTGGCAGTGAATTACATCATAAAATTGATGGGGGAAACAAGTACCCTTTGTTTCTACTATCAGTTGTGCCCTGCCGTAATGCAGAGCATGGGATAGAGGCTAGCCTAATGTTCATCCGAAAAGATG GACTTATCATGGGTGCCATATGCTGA
- the LOC111256469 gene encoding uncharacterized protein LOC111256469 isoform X1, with amino-acid sequence MANVVSSVVVQETVSKIISDLVHKCEGKEKSNSKEDMERLEMAHIKLEAALEISNKWLITDAPLLRWRKKLKLTAQECDEALQKCRQRILEEEQIEQEVRNSTFPKRMAHATTSFIFSAFSSNKNELSRSIVQRFEWLSDGASEFLRFVELGGTPRRQMTVNSMIKHLFAGSELHHKIDGGNKYPLFLLSVVPCRNAEHGIEASLMFIRKDGNAPENDFFLTVMLQISESTDIIGITIKCLQLYTLHFKSTVESIRNELTQLPTQDLSWVPYADSCKKEHWGKKEHWDNLYSFSTRWFRPNPLCCKQHEQHKFCHSSKADSSGLQDVSLESVIEVNLQCQVSFSKYNKQRTSMLEGKCSLQDSPYLKVGLLFTPHDYSEDLLPADRSSAVVMVNGEKQHCLHTDMTLEQVEEIMLPKAIGYFSQNTEATVYQMLWKSRSGTAYIQVEKASIFMPRTRRTFLGGRKRKLFRRSDVELGNLTNVVSHFVDLWVKHAPIQLQASIMDWLQKEKEKQLAPQSLRRKSRPCTIIDRSGEQAEVKMEKECSREDRMQVGVRIHN; translated from the coding sequence ATGGCAAATGTGGTCAGTTCTGTGGTTGTCCAGGAGACAGTTAGCAAAATCATATCTGATCTCGTTCACAAGTGCGAAGGGAAAGAGAAATCAAATTCAAAAGAAGACATGGAGAGGCTGGAGATGGCACACATCAAGCTGGAGGCTGCTCTTGAGATATCTAACAAGTGGCTCATCACTGATGCACCATTGTTACGTTGGCGCAAGAAGCTGAAGCTTACTGCTCAAGAGTGTGATGAAGCCTTGCAGAAATGCAGGCAGAGAATACTAGAAGAAGAACAAATTGAACAGGAGGTGAGGAATTCAACCTTTCCTAAACGGATGGCACATGCTACTACGTCATTTATTTTCTCTGCCTTTAGCAGCAACAAGAATGAGTTGAGCAGATCCATTGTTCAAAGATTTGAGTGGTTGTCAGATGGAGCTAGCGAGTTTCTACGGTTCGTGGAGCTTGGTGGCACACCACGCCGTCAGATGACTGTCAACTCCATGATAAAGCACCTTTTTGCTGGCAGTGAATTACATCATAAAATTGATGGGGGAAACAAGTACCCTTTGTTTCTACTATCAGTTGTGCCCTGCCGTAATGCAGAGCATGGGATAGAGGCTAGCCTAATGTTCATCCGAAAAGATGGTAATGCACCGGAGAATGACTTTTTCCTTACTGTAATGCTACAGATTTCAGAAAGTACAGACATTATTGGTATCACAATCAAATGCTTGCAGTTATATACCCTTCATTTCAAGTCTACAGTTGAATCTATTAGGAACGAACTTACTCAACTTCCTACGCAGGACTTATCATGGGTGCCATATGCTGATTCATGCAAAAAAGAACACTGGGGCAAAAAAGAACACTGGGATAATCTTTATAGCTTTAGCACTCGATGGTTTCGCCCAAACCCATTATGCTGCAAGCAGCATGAACAGCACAAGTTTTGTCATAGTAGCAAGGCAGACAGTTCAGGATTGCAAGATGTTTCTCTGGAGTCAGTTATTGAAGTGAATTTGCAGTGCCAAGTCTCATTTTCCAAGTATAACAAACAGAGGACCTCAATGTTAGAAGGGAAATGTTCTCTGCAAGATTCTCCCTATCTGAAAGTTGGACTCCTCTTTACACCCCATGACTATTCGGAAGACCTACTGCCTGCAGATAGGAGTTCTGCTGTTGTTATGGTCAACGGTGAGAAGCAACATTGTCTTCACACAGATATGACCTTGGAACAAGTGGAGGAGATCATGCTGCCAAAGGCAATAGGTTACTTCAGCCAAAACACTGAAGCAACAGTATACCAGATGCTTTGGAAGTCCAGATCCGGCACAGCATACATTCAGGTTGAGAAGGCAAGCATCTTCATGCCTAGAACACGGAGAACATTCCTTGGAGGTAGGAAAAGAAAGCTATTTCGCCGAAGTGACGTAGAGTTGGGGAATCTGACAAACGTGGTCTCTCATTTTGTCGACTTATGGGTTAAGCATGCTCCCATCCAGCTGCAAGCCTCGATCATGGACTGGCttcagaaagaaaaggaaaagcagTTAGCGCCACAATCACTGCGGCGGAAATCTAGACCGTGCACCATTATTGATCGATCGGGGGAACAGGCAGAAGTGAAAATGGAAAAGGAGTGTTCCAGGGAGGATCGCATGCAGGTTGGAGTTAGGATTCATAACTGA
- the LOC111256469 gene encoding uncharacterized protein LOC111256469 isoform X2, giving the protein MDLSWVPYADSCKKEHWGKKEHWDNLYSFSTRWFRPNPLCCKQHEQHKFCHSSKADSSGLQDVSLESVIEVNLQCQVSFSKYNKQRTSMLEGKCSLQDSPYLKVGLLFTPHDYSEDLLPADRSSAVVMVNGEKQHCLHTDMTLEQVEEIMLPKAIGYFSQNTEATVYQMLWKSRSGTAYIQVEKASIFMPRTRRTFLGGRKRKLFRRSDVELGNLTNVVSHFVDLWVKHAPIQLQASIMDWLQKEKEKQLAPQSLRRKSRPCTIIDRSGEQAEVKMEKECSREDRMQVGVRIHN; this is encoded by the exons ATG GACTTATCATGGGTGCCATATGCTGATTCATGCAAAAAAGAACACTGGGGCAAAAAAGAACACTGGGATAATCTTTATAGCTTTAGCACTCGATGGTTTCGCCCAAACCCATTATGCTGCAAGCAGCATGAACAGCACAAGTTTTGTCATAGTAGCAAGGCAGACAGTTCAGGATTGCAAGATGTTTCTCTGGAGTCAGTTATTGAAGTGAATTTGCAGTGCCAAGTCTCATTTTCCAAGTATAACAAACAGAGGACCTCAATGTTAGAAGGGAAATGTTCTCTGCAAGATTCTCCCTATCTGAAAGTTGGACTCCTCTTTACACCCCATGACTATTCGGAAGACCTACTGCCTGCAGATAGGAGTTCTGCTGTTGTTATGGTCAACGGTGAGAAGCAACATTGTCTTCACACAGATATGACCTTGGAACAAGTGGAGGAGATCATGCTGCCAAAGGCAATAGGTTACTTCAGCCAAAACACTGAAGCAACAGTATACCAGATGCTTTGGAAGTCCAGATCCGGCACAGCATACATTCAGGTTGAGAAGGCAAGCATCTTCATGCCTAGAACACGGAGAACATTCCTTGGAGGTAGGAAAAGAAAGCTATTTCGCCGAAGTGACGTAGAGTTGGGGAATCTGACAAACGTGGTCTCTCATTTTGTCGACTTATGGGTTAAGCATGCTCCCATCCAGCTGCAAGCCTCGATCATGGACTGGCttcagaaagaaaaggaaaagcagTTAGCGCCACAATCACTGCGGCGGAAATCTAGACCGTGCACCATTATTGATCGATCGGGGGAACAGGCAGAAGTGAAAATGGAAAAGGAGTGTTCCAGGGAGGATCGCATGCAGGTTGGAGTTAGGATTCATAACTGA